One Granulicella sp. 5B5 DNA window includes the following coding sequences:
- a CDS encoding ATP-binding protein — MSSKTANLPTRSAAWRISLWGTLAFAAGAMLVFIALHQFMANDIQRRSDAWLSGEVQVLNDVAERTPKDRLYNRVVGEVAELASREVPDRSRSDAPENDAVFFLQTSREGLPLLWVGAGNVAPVLQAIHSSRAKPGVATDIHVAGFKFPFRVVSTSVNDGSRIYLGLSERDQHHVLRNLRLRFTLWWLAIVGFGALIIFLTTRKMLGHVRDITEAASKIGDSDLSRRVPTTGRRDEVGNLARTLNHMLDRIETSMHQLHTITDSLAHDMRSPLTAIRGKLEMSLSSGLHIEQADPIVSAIEELDRLCDFLDSSLDVAEAKANALRLSRTQVDLDEMLRAMIDLYEPSMTESGIRIRLRSSGPLFVSADAALLHRTVSNLLDNELKHLPASSTVQITLQQQGQEASLRVEDDGPGFSEEIRNRLFEQGVKSASSRGHGLGLAFVHAVVKAHAGSVEATNLVQGGARLSVLLPLAEQKVAHAPGPLLTSVSES; from the coding sequence ATGTCCTCAAAGACCGCTAACCTACCGACACGCAGCGCGGCGTGGCGCATATCGTTGTGGGGGACGCTGGCCTTTGCAGCCGGCGCCATGCTGGTGTTTATCGCGCTCCACCAGTTCATGGCGAATGACATCCAGAGGCGCAGCGATGCGTGGCTCTCCGGTGAGGTGCAGGTGCTGAACGATGTTGCGGAACGCACCCCGAAAGACCGCCTCTATAACAGGGTCGTCGGCGAGGTTGCGGAGCTGGCCAGCAGAGAGGTCCCCGATCGTTCGCGCAGCGATGCTCCGGAGAACGACGCCGTGTTCTTTCTGCAGACGTCGCGCGAGGGCCTGCCGCTGTTGTGGGTGGGCGCCGGGAACGTCGCTCCGGTGCTTCAGGCAATCCATTCGAGCCGTGCCAAGCCGGGCGTAGCCACCGACATCCATGTTGCCGGCTTCAAGTTTCCCTTCCGCGTTGTGAGCACCTCGGTGAATGATGGCAGCCGAATCTACCTGGGGCTTTCGGAACGCGATCAGCACCATGTATTGAGAAACCTGCGGCTGCGTTTCACCCTGTGGTGGCTGGCGATTGTAGGGTTCGGAGCCCTCATCATCTTCCTGACGACACGCAAGATGCTGGGGCATGTGCGCGACATCACGGAGGCAGCGTCCAAGATTGGAGACTCCGACCTGAGCCGCCGCGTGCCCACGACCGGGCGACGCGACGAGGTTGGAAATCTTGCGCGGACGTTGAACCACATGCTCGACCGCATCGAAACTTCGATGCATCAGCTGCATACGATCACCGACTCGCTGGCGCATGACATGCGCAGCCCGCTTACGGCGATACGGGGCAAACTGGAGATGTCGCTTTCGAGCGGATTGCACATCGAACAGGCCGATCCCATCGTAAGCGCGATCGAAGAGCTCGACCGGCTATGCGACTTTCTCGACTCGTCACTGGATGTGGCCGAGGCGAAGGCCAACGCCCTGCGATTGTCGCGGACGCAGGTGGACCTGGACGAGATGCTGCGCGCCATGATCGATCTGTATGAGCCCTCCATGACGGAGAGCGGTATCCGAATCCGGCTGCGAAGCTCAGGCCCGCTCTTTGTCAGCGCCGATGCAGCTCTCCTGCATCGCACCGTCTCCAACCTTCTCGACAACGAGCTGAAACATCTGCCTGCATCCAGCACCGTTCAGATTACGCTGCAGCAGCAAGGACAGGAGGCGTCTCTTCGCGTTGAAGACGATGGCCCGGGGTTCAGCGAGGAGATCCGGAACCGTTTATTCGAGCAGGGGGTAAAGAGCGCGAGCTCCCGCGGGCACGGGCTGGGACTGGCCTTTGTGCATGCCGTGGTGAAGGCGCACGCTGGGTCAGTCGAGGCGACGAACCTTGTACAGGGCGGTGCGCGTTTATCCGTTCTGCTGCCACTCGCTGAGCAAAAGGTGGCGCATGCGCCAGGTCCGTTGCTAACTTCCGTCAGCGAGAGTTGA
- a CDS encoding transferrin receptor-like dimerization domain-containing protein, whose amino-acid sequence MRRLTVCLLSLSMAAYAVEPTQTAPLRGYTAEHSATEIQWEQKFRAIPNTDNLRENMRRLSARPHHVGSPYDKDNAEWLLAQLKSYGLDAKIEQFEALFPTPKSRKLELLGPNKFEAKLEEPALAIDPTSAQKSEQLPTYNAYSRDGDVTAPLVYVNYGAPADYEELERMGVSVKGAIVIARYGQTWRGIKPKLAAQHGAVGCLIYSDPKDDGYSRGGSYPEGPMRPPEGVQRGSVMDMPVYPGDPQTPGIGAKPGVKLIPLDKVQTITKIPVMPISYEDAKPFLLALGGQVVPDAWRGDLPLTYRTGPSKVMAHLALSFNWDRKPLYDVVATIPGATFPDQWVIRGNHHDAWVNGAGDPISGASPELEEARGLGELLKQGWKPARTIIYCWWDGEEPALLGSTEWAEFHATELKEHAVAYFNSDGNGRGFFRAEGAHSLENFINSVAKDVTDPETGMSVWKRARLAAMVRTGRGGEGGAESRNRPDTRIGALGSGSDYTVFIDHLGIASANLGYGGEDEGGGQYHSIYDDFYWYTHYSDTNFAYGRALAQTAGTMMMRMADADVIPYQFTDEADTVHNYVTEVKKLADTMRAQTKERNMAIAEGAYKAAADPKKVSVPPPVEPVPPYLNFAPLDQASDDLTAAAAAYEKAFTAHAASGDSAVNPELIKTERALTDPTGLPNRPWFENMVYAPGFYTGYGVKTLPAVREAIEQKDWSIVDAEIARTAAALEREVGILKAATKMLAQS is encoded by the coding sequence ATGCGCCGTCTTACTGTTTGCCTTCTATCGCTTTCCATGGCGGCCTATGCCGTGGAGCCCACACAGACCGCGCCTCTGCGCGGCTACACCGCAGAGCATTCGGCCACCGAGATCCAATGGGAGCAGAAGTTCCGCGCGATTCCCAATACGGACAATCTCCGCGAAAACATGCGCCGCCTCTCTGCGCGCCCGCACCACGTCGGCTCACCCTATGACAAGGACAACGCCGAGTGGCTCCTTGCGCAGCTGAAGTCCTACGGTCTCGACGCCAAGATCGAACAGTTTGAGGCCCTCTTCCCGACGCCGAAGTCGCGCAAACTCGAGCTGCTTGGCCCCAACAAGTTTGAAGCGAAGCTCGAAGAGCCGGCCCTGGCAATCGACCCCACATCCGCTCAGAAGAGCGAGCAACTGCCCACGTACAACGCCTACTCGCGCGATGGCGATGTGACCGCTCCGCTGGTCTATGTGAACTACGGAGCGCCTGCCGACTACGAAGAGCTTGAGCGGATGGGAGTCTCTGTGAAGGGCGCCATCGTCATCGCGCGCTACGGCCAGACCTGGCGCGGCATCAAGCCGAAACTCGCTGCGCAGCACGGCGCGGTGGGTTGTCTCATCTACTCCGACCCCAAGGACGATGGCTACTCCCGCGGCGGGTCGTATCCGGAAGGACCGATGCGTCCGCCCGAAGGCGTGCAGCGCGGCAGTGTCATGGACATGCCTGTCTACCCCGGCGACCCACAGACGCCCGGCATCGGCGCAAAGCCCGGCGTCAAGCTCATCCCGCTCGACAAGGTTCAGACGATCACGAAGATCCCCGTGATGCCGATCTCCTATGAGGATGCGAAGCCGTTCCTGCTGGCGCTCGGTGGCCAGGTGGTGCCGGACGCGTGGCGCGGCGACCTGCCACTCACCTATAGGACCGGCCCCAGCAAGGTCATGGCGCATCTCGCGCTCTCGTTCAACTGGGACCGCAAGCCGCTCTACGATGTCGTCGCAACGATCCCCGGTGCGACCTTCCCTGACCAGTGGGTCATCCGTGGCAACCACCATGACGCATGGGTCAACGGCGCTGGCGATCCGATCAGCGGCGCCAGCCCCGAACTCGAAGAAGCGCGCGGCCTGGGCGAGCTGCTCAAGCAGGGCTGGAAGCCCGCGCGCACCATCATCTACTGCTGGTGGGACGGCGAAGAGCCCGCTCTCCTCGGCTCCACCGAGTGGGCGGAGTTCCACGCAACAGAGTTGAAGGAGCACGCCGTCGCCTACTTCAACTCCGACGGCAACGGCCGCGGCTTCTTCCGTGCGGAAGGCGCGCACTCGCTAGAAAACTTCATCAACAGCGTTGCGAAGGATGTCACGGACCCCGAAACCGGCATGTCCGTATGGAAACGCGCCCGGCTTGCGGCAATGGTGCGTACAGGTCGCGGCGGCGAAGGCGGCGCGGAGTCGCGCAACCGTCCTGACACGCGCATCGGCGCACTCGGTTCCGGCTCGGACTACACCGTCTTCATCGACCATCTCGGGATCGCCAGCGCCAACCTCGGCTACGGCGGCGAGGATGAAGGCGGCGGCCAGTATCACTCCATCTACGACGACTTCTACTGGTACACGCACTACTCGGATACCAACTTCGCCTACGGCCGTGCGCTCGCGCAGACCGCCGGCACGATGATGATGCGCATGGCAGACGCCGATGTGATCCCCTACCAGTTCACCGACGAAGCGGACACGGTGCACAACTACGTCACCGAGGTGAAGAAGCTCGCCGACACCATGCGTGCTCAGACGAAGGAGCGCAACATGGCCATCGCCGAAGGCGCCTACAAGGCGGCTGCCGACCCGAAGAAGGTCAGCGTTCCACCGCCGGTTGAACCTGTGCCGCCGTATCTGAACTTCGCGCCTCTCGATCAGGCATCCGACGATCTCACAGCGGCCGCAGCGGCTTATGAGAAGGCGTTTACAGCGCATGCCGCCAGTGGCGACAGCGCGGTGAACCCCGAGCTCATCAAGACCGAGCGAGCGCTGACCGATCCCACTGGCCTGCCCAACCGCCCATGGTTTGAGAACATGGTCTATGCTCCTGGCTTCTACACCGGCTACGGAGTGAAGACGTTGCCTGCTGTACGTGAGGCGATCGAGCAGAAGGACTGGTCGATCGTCGACGCGGAGATTGCCCGCACGGCAGCGGCACTTGAGCGCGAGGTTGGCATACTGAAGGCCGCTACGAAGATGCTCGCACAAAGCTAA
- a CDS encoding amidohydrolase yields MTIFNSMQIAFPRTLRSLMAVATSTFCLGLYVTAPVQAQSTASAHKQVEQLVDAGAANWKQVSKEIWGYAELGYHESKSSALLQTQMKAAGFKVEAGVADEPTAFIASYGEGKPVIAILGEFDALPGLSQQTTPDREPVVANAPGHGCGHNLLGSGAALAAVSVKEYMQANHIAGTLRYYGTPAEEGGSGKVYMVRDGLFKDVDVVLHWHPGDRNGVINGGLLAVDSAKFTFHGIAAHAAMAPDRGRSALDAVMLMGTGIEFMREHIPSNSRVHYIISKGGVAPNIVPDLAQMDLMARNPSNTVLTGIWDRILKIAQGAALMTGTTLEVTGIGSDANIVGNDALAPVAQKNLEEVGGYTMDASQKEFALRLQKTLGIDTVPSLDQTDTIEPLRPVDPNAPSASTDVGDVSWVVPTIGFTTATFVPGVAAHTWQATASAGMSIGQDGMIIASKALALTAADLFTKPELVTAAKADFARKMTGKTYHSPIPVDQKPLINYRGN; encoded by the coding sequence ATGACGATATTCAATAGCATGCAGATTGCCTTTCCACGCACCCTCCGCAGCCTGATGGCCGTTGCCACTTCCACATTCTGTCTGGGTCTTTATGTGACCGCGCCCGTGCAGGCCCAATCCACAGCTTCGGCGCATAAGCAGGTTGAGCAGCTGGTGGATGCGGGAGCGGCGAACTGGAAACAGGTCTCCAAAGAGATATGGGGCTACGCCGAGCTTGGCTATCACGAGAGCAAGAGCTCGGCGCTGCTGCAAACGCAGATGAAGGCGGCCGGGTTCAAGGTGGAAGCCGGCGTGGCCGATGAGCCGACGGCATTCATCGCCAGCTATGGCGAGGGCAAACCCGTCATTGCGATCCTGGGCGAGTTCGATGCCCTGCCCGGCCTCTCGCAGCAGACGACACCCGACCGCGAGCCGGTCGTCGCCAACGCACCGGGGCACGGCTGCGGCCACAACCTGCTGGGCTCTGGCGCTGCGCTCGCGGCTGTTTCGGTGAAGGAGTACATGCAGGCCAACCACATCGCGGGCACGCTGCGGTACTACGGCACGCCTGCGGAGGAGGGCGGCTCTGGCAAGGTCTACATGGTGCGCGACGGCTTGTTTAAAGACGTCGATGTGGTGCTGCACTGGCACCCGGGCGACCGCAATGGTGTGATCAACGGCGGCCTGCTCGCAGTGGACTCGGCGAAGTTCACCTTCCACGGCATCGCTGCCCATGCTGCGATGGCTCCAGATCGCGGCCGGTCCGCGCTCGACGCCGTGATGCTGATGGGGACAGGCATCGAGTTTATGCGAGAGCACATACCGAGCAACTCGCGTGTGCACTACATCATCTCCAAAGGAGGCGTGGCGCCGAACATCGTGCCGGACCTGGCGCAGATGGACCTGATGGCGCGCAACCCTTCCAACACTGTGCTTACAGGCATATGGGACCGCATCCTGAAGATTGCGCAGGGCGCGGCGCTGATGACAGGCACTACGCTCGAGGTCACCGGCATCGGCAGCGATGCCAACATTGTGGGCAACGATGCATTAGCGCCCGTCGCGCAGAAGAACCTTGAGGAGGTGGGCGGCTACACGATGGACGCCTCGCAGAAAGAGTTTGCGCTGCGGCTGCAAAAGACTTTGGGTATCGATACGGTGCCGAGCCTGGATCAGACGGATACGATCGAGCCGCTGCGTCCTGTCGACCCGAATGCGCCTTCGGCTTCGACCGATGTCGGCGATGTGAGCTGGGTGGTGCCGACGATCGGCTTCACCACCGCGACGTTCGTACCCGGCGTGGCCGCACACACCTGGCAGGCTACCGCCTCAGCCGGCATGAGCATCGGACAGGATGGCATGATCATCGCCTCCAAAGCTCTTGCCCTGACGGCTGCCGATCTGTTCACGAAGCCTGAGCTTGTAACAGCAGCGAAGGCCGACTTTGCGCGGAAGATGACCGGCAAGACCTATCACTCGCCTATCCCTGTTGACCAGAAGCCACTTATCAACTACCGCGGAAACTGA
- a CDS encoding FAD-containing oxidoreductase: protein MNKTFDAIIVGAGQAGPSLAGRFNDAGKSVALIERKLLGGTCVNTGCTPTKAMVASAYAAHLIRRASDFGLPAQQLVGVDLAAVKRRKDSIVSKSRQSLEKWLTGMEHCTLIRGTARLSGPHSITVNDEVLQAKQIFLNVGTRAFVPNIPGIDEVPWLTNTTILELETLPEHLVIVGGNYVGLEFAQIFRRFGSEVTVVERKPRLVSHEDTDVSDEVQKILESEGIHIRTGAECIRLERLGSQPIVHVDCTDGEPAIKASHVLLATGRTPNTDDLGLESAGIERDEHGFIPVNARLETSAPGIWALGDCNGRGAFTHTSYNDYEIAAANLLDGGSRSVDDRIPCSALFIDPPLAHIGMNEHEVRERGKPALIGMRSMTRVGRAVEKGETSGFMKVLVDAENQQILGATILGTGGDEAIHCILTAMYAHQPASLLQHSVHIHPTVAELIPTVFGELKPLI from the coding sequence ATGAACAAGACATTCGACGCAATCATTGTGGGTGCCGGGCAGGCCGGCCCATCGCTTGCTGGCCGGTTCAACGACGCGGGTAAGAGCGTAGCGCTGATCGAACGCAAGCTGCTCGGCGGCACCTGCGTGAACACCGGCTGCACCCCGACCAAGGCCATGGTCGCCAGCGCTTACGCCGCGCACCTGATTCGCCGCGCCTCTGACTTCGGACTTCCGGCACAGCAGCTCGTGGGTGTGGACCTGGCCGCAGTGAAGCGCAGAAAGGATTCCATCGTCAGCAAGTCGCGTCAAAGCCTGGAGAAGTGGCTTACGGGGATGGAGCACTGCACTCTCATCCGCGGCACCGCACGGCTCTCCGGCCCGCACTCCATCACAGTCAACGACGAGGTGTTGCAGGCTAAACAGATATTCCTGAACGTCGGCACCAGGGCATTCGTCCCCAACATACCCGGCATCGACGAAGTTCCCTGGCTGACGAATACAACGATTCTTGAGCTCGAAACCCTGCCGGAGCACCTCGTCATCGTCGGTGGCAACTACGTTGGCCTTGAGTTCGCGCAGATCTTTCGTCGCTTCGGTTCGGAGGTCACAGTCGTCGAACGCAAGCCCAGGCTCGTCAGTCATGAGGACACCGACGTCTCCGACGAAGTACAAAAGATCCTTGAGAGTGAAGGCATCCACATTCGCACCGGCGCCGAATGCATCCGTTTGGAGAGGCTCGGCTCGCAGCCGATCGTCCACGTGGACTGTACCGATGGCGAGCCCGCGATCAAGGCAAGTCACGTGTTGCTGGCCACCGGACGCACCCCCAATACCGACGACCTTGGCCTCGAGTCGGCCGGTATCGAACGCGACGAACATGGCTTCATCCCGGTAAATGCGCGCCTCGAAACCTCTGCCCCCGGCATATGGGCTTTGGGCGACTGCAACGGCCGCGGCGCCTTCACCCACACCTCTTACAACGACTACGAGATCGCCGCCGCGAACCTCCTCGATGGCGGCTCGCGCAGTGTCGACGACCGCATCCCATGCAGCGCGCTCTTCATTGACCCGCCTCTCGCGCATATTGGCATGAACGAGCATGAGGTACGCGAGCGCGGCAAGCCGGCATTGATCGGCATGCGCTCTATGACGCGCGTCGGCCGCGCTGTCGAGAAAGGCGAGACCAGCGGCTTCATGAAGGTGCTCGTCGACGCAGAAAACCAGCAGATCCTCGGCGCGACGATTCTCGGTACAGGTGGCGATGAGGCGATCCACTGTATCCTCACCGCCATGTATGCGCACCAGCCCGCGTCATTGCTGCAACACTCAGTGCACATCCATCCAACAGTCGCCGAACTGATTCCCACGGTCTTCGGCGAACTCAAACCTCTCATCTGA
- a CDS encoding carboxypeptidase-like regulatory domain-containing protein — MAFAQSTSGTITGTVTDPQGAMIAGTTITVTDTSTKQSRTTKTNGTGQYVLVNIVPGTYDMTAVKDGFSTDQILGIVVSVGAQTNANFRMALGSTNTTVDVQASNADLQTMNASTGTTVDPALVDSLPAIGRDVATFMEMQPGVAPGGQTAGTTADQTTFTLDGGANTSDMDGTAIGYTSGNTNSTTGGALGAGPAGVVPMPQDSIEEFKVSTTGQTADFAASSGSQSQVVTKRGHDQWHGTAYEYYLDNSFNANSWQNNFPKSIGYTPKPSYHYSRFGVAAGGAVLPRLLGGKTYLFANYEGFRYPLAATYERTVPSYAFLQQQQLTFAGTTYSQAALLAADPRGIGMPTTMNTYYNSELPVAPVTNSGSVGNNGATYAGTFDQSCGALSTSYCDGVNTIGYRANVNTPQRSNFLATRLDHDFGAKWHLMASYRYYNLQNLTNNQVDIGGQLPGDKIGTPVAVTPRPQQPWFLVLGMTTNISSSLTNDFHYSYLRNFWQWKGSGAPPQVSGAVGAIEPLGENTTTVLSPYNVNTQNIRTRIWNGKDNSFTDNLSKLKGDHFIQVGFSYQHNWNYHQRTDNGASINYTPTYQIGDAGGGGTATYSAAGLGSVGANASSNYARLLDTYYGIVTDTQVANTYSNVNGTLTLNPPNTPFGAKVSIPFYNIYATDTWHATKSLTLSYGLSYSIEMPPSEANGNQVQWTDTAGDAIHLDQWLTNRKNAAAAGQIYNPTIAFALLKNTLGNHKYIYNPYYGGAAPRISFAWNPKFQNKLLAKAFGDSATVIRGGYGRIYGRLNGSPEVLNPLLSPGLVLGTRCQYVQPSTTAAGTCLQSGYTDATTYRYGVDGISPLTASAPPPATLPQPYRPGVDGPGVSIASPLDPTLRPSDVDTFNLSIQRQINRKMLIEVGYIGRLIHHDYIYKNPNQVPYNLSYGGQTFESAYVAIETALGCTVSSSICQKSATPTSIAPQPFFEAALGGTGSAYCGATSCTQAVLNKQTSKFRQQDIFSLWQVLDNNVNGANGAGFVFGRSLSGTAITSPANAAYGSAGQVVTGQSIAVPDGYGNYNGIYLTYKVSGWHGLTAQENFTASKALGLGSFNQYSSSISAEDSYNLRQQYGRQPFDQKYIFNTFLVYQTPWYKDQQGIIGRLAGGWTISPVVQAGTGQPMTCSTFNSGQNFGGEDGSTFTDSESCILTSQYTGGHETHRGITGGIDNSSGTNISVGTSVHAGAPSAAVNMFQNPVLVYQTTRPPVLGIDARDNGAGPISGLGYLNMDLTVKKGVQIWHKTNLELSGTFLNVMNHNDFSNPSFSINSSAAFGVTKTQVSTPREIEMGARVSF; from the coding sequence ATGGCGTTTGCGCAGTCGACCAGCGGTACCATCACCGGTACGGTCACTGATCCGCAGGGCGCCATGATCGCCGGCACGACCATTACCGTCACCGATACGAGCACGAAGCAATCGCGTACCACGAAGACGAATGGAACCGGCCAATATGTACTCGTCAATATCGTCCCTGGCACCTACGATATGACCGCGGTGAAGGATGGGTTCTCGACCGATCAGATTTTGGGCATCGTCGTTAGCGTTGGTGCGCAGACGAACGCTAACTTCAGGATGGCCCTCGGTTCTACAAACACCACCGTTGACGTGCAGGCGTCCAATGCCGACCTGCAGACCATGAACGCTTCGACCGGCACCACTGTCGACCCGGCTCTGGTCGATTCGCTCCCCGCTATTGGCCGCGACGTAGCCACCTTTATGGAGATGCAGCCTGGCGTCGCACCGGGCGGTCAGACCGCCGGCACCACCGCCGACCAAACTACCTTCACTCTCGATGGCGGCGCCAACACCTCCGACATGGACGGCACGGCCATCGGCTACACCTCCGGAAACACCAACTCCACTACCGGTGGTGCCCTCGGCGCAGGCCCTGCGGGTGTGGTTCCCATGCCTCAGGACTCCATTGAAGAGTTCAAGGTCTCCACGACAGGCCAGACCGCCGACTTTGCAGCTTCGTCGGGTTCGCAGTCCCAGGTCGTCACCAAGCGCGGCCACGATCAGTGGCATGGAACAGCGTACGAGTACTATCTCGACAACAGCTTCAATGCGAACAGCTGGCAGAACAACTTCCCGAAATCCATCGGCTATACACCCAAGCCCAGCTATCACTACAGCCGCTTTGGTGTCGCAGCCGGTGGTGCGGTTCTCCCGCGTCTGCTGGGTGGAAAGACCTACCTCTTCGCTAACTACGAAGGCTTCCGCTACCCGCTGGCAGCGACCTACGAGCGCACCGTTCCTTCTTACGCGTTCCTGCAGCAGCAGCAGCTTACATTTGCTGGCACAACCTATAGCCAAGCCGCATTGCTTGCGGCCGATCCCCGCGGCATCGGCATGCCGACGACGATGAACACCTACTACAACAGCGAACTGCCGGTCGCACCCGTCACCAACTCCGGTAGCGTCGGCAACAACGGCGCAACCTATGCCGGCACCTTCGACCAGAGTTGCGGTGCGCTCTCGACCTCTTACTGCGATGGTGTGAATACCATCGGCTACAGGGCTAACGTCAATACCCCTCAGCGCAGCAACTTCCTCGCTACACGTCTCGATCATGATTTCGGTGCGAAGTGGCATCTTATGGCCAGCTACCGCTACTACAATCTGCAGAATCTCACCAACAACCAGGTCGATATCGGCGGCCAGTTGCCCGGCGACAAGATCGGTACGCCCGTCGCGGTCACTCCGCGTCCGCAGCAGCCCTGGTTTCTCGTCCTTGGTATGACTACCAACATTAGCTCCTCCCTCACGAACGACTTCCACTACAGCTACCTGCGGAACTTCTGGCAGTGGAAGGGTTCTGGCGCTCCGCCCCAGGTCTCCGGCGCAGTTGGTGCTATCGAGCCTCTCGGCGAAAACACCACCACTGTCCTCTCCCCTTACAACGTCAACACCCAGAACATTCGTACCCGTATCTGGAATGGCAAGGACAACTCCTTCACCGACAACCTCTCCAAGCTGAAAGGGGATCACTTCATCCAGGTGGGCTTCTCCTACCAGCACAACTGGAATTACCACCAGCGCACGGACAACGGTGCCAGCATCAACTACACACCCACCTATCAGATAGGCGATGCGGGCGGGGGCGGTACTGCCACCTACTCTGCAGCTGGCCTGGGCTCTGTCGGCGCTAACGCGAGCTCGAACTACGCTCGGCTGCTCGATACCTACTACGGCATCGTTACGGACACTCAGGTAGCCAACACCTATAGCAATGTAAACGGCACCCTGACGCTGAACCCGCCCAACACGCCGTTCGGCGCAAAGGTATCCATCCCCTTCTACAACATCTATGCCACGGATACCTGGCATGCGACCAAGTCCCTAACGCTCAGCTATGGCCTGAGCTACTCGATTGAAATGCCCCCCAGCGAAGCCAATGGCAACCAGGTACAGTGGACCGATACCGCCGGGGATGCGATCCACCTTGACCAATGGCTGACGAACCGCAAGAACGCAGCTGCCGCAGGCCAGATCTATAATCCAACCATTGCCTTTGCTTTGCTGAAGAACACTCTGGGCAATCATAAGTACATCTATAACCCTTACTACGGCGGTGCAGCCCCGCGTATCTCCTTCGCGTGGAACCCGAAGTTCCAGAATAAGCTCCTGGCGAAGGCCTTCGGCGATAGTGCAACCGTCATTCGCGGAGGTTATGGCAGGATCTATGGCCGCCTCAACGGCTCGCCGGAAGTCCTCAACCCGCTGCTCAGCCCCGGTCTCGTTCTGGGTACACGTTGCCAGTATGTCCAGCCGAGTACAACCGCTGCTGGTACCTGCCTCCAGTCCGGTTACACGGACGCCACAACGTATCGCTACGGCGTGGATGGAATCAGCCCGCTGACGGCTTCCGCTCCGCCGCCGGCCACTCTTCCCCAGCCCTATCGTCCCGGCGTCGACGGGCCGGGCGTATCCATCGCCTCGCCACTCGATCCTACCCTGCGTCCCAGCGATGTGGACACGTTCAACCTGTCCATTCAACGCCAGATCAACCGCAAGATGCTGATCGAAGTCGGCTACATCGGTCGTCTCATTCACCACGACTATATCTACAAGAACCCCAACCAGGTTCCCTACAACCTGTCATATGGGGGCCAGACCTTCGAGTCTGCCTATGTCGCCATCGAAACCGCGTTGGGCTGCACAGTCTCTTCTTCGATCTGCCAGAAGAGCGCAACGCCCACATCCATCGCCCCGCAGCCCTTCTTCGAAGCGGCTCTCGGTGGAACCGGATCGGCCTACTGCGGCGCCACAAGCTGCACCCAGGCCGTTCTCAACAAGCAGACCAGCAAGTTCCGCCAGCAGGACATCTTCTCCCTGTGGCAGGTGCTTGACAACAACGTGAACGGCGCGAATGGCGCGGGCTTCGTCTTCGGTCGTAGCCTCTCGGGTACAGCCATCACCAGTCCCGCCAACGCCGCCTACGGTAGCGCTGGTCAGGTCGTCACCGGCCAGAGCATCGCGGTTCCGGATGGCTACGGCAACTACAACGGCATCTACCTCACCTATAAGGTCAGCGGTTGGCATGGCTTGACGGCGCAGGAAAACTTTACCGCCAGCAAGGCCCTGGGGCTGGGTTCGTTCAATCAATATTCCAGCTCCATCTCGGCGGAAGACTCCTACAACCTTCGGCAGCAGTATGGCCGTCAGCCCTTCGACCAGAAGTACATCTTCAATACCTTCCTGGTCTATCAGACCCCTTGGTATAAGGACCAACAGGGCATCATCGGTCGTCTCGCCGGCGGTTGGACGATCTCGCCTGTGGTTCAGGCCGGTACAGGACAACCCATGACCTGCTCCACCTTCAACTCCGGTCAGAACTTCGGCGGTGAGGATGGCTCGACCTTTACCGACAGCGAAAGCTGCATCTTGACCTCCCAGTACACCGGCGGTCACGAAACCCACCGTGGAATCACTGGCGGTATCGATAACTCCTCGGGTACCAACATCAGCGTCGGTACCAGCGTCCATGCTGGCGCGCCTTCAGCGGCCGTCAATATGTTCCAGAACCCGGTGCTGGTCTACCAAACCACTCGTCCTCCAGTTCTCGGTATCGACGCGCGTGACAATGGTGCTGGGCCGATCAGTGGCTTGGGCTACCTCAACATGGACCTGACCGTCAAAAAAGGCGTCCAGATCTGGCATAAAACCAACTTGGAGCTCTCCGGTACGTTCCTAAACGTCATGAACCACAATGACTTCTCAAACCCCAGCTTCAGCATCAACAGTTCGGCTGCCTTCGGCGTTACCAAGACGCAGGTCAGCACTCCTCGTGAAATCGAGATGGGTGCACGCGTCAGCTTCTAA